Sequence from the Clostridium saccharobutylicum DSM 13864 genome:
ATTAAATTAGCTTTTCTACTTGGAATATCTACCACTATTATTTGCAATATAATTCCAAATTCTTTAGGAGAAATGTTTTATGGCCGAAATGACTTGGGACCCTACATTAGATTTGCTTCAATTCCAGCCCCTATTTTCTTTACTTCCTTAACTATGTTTGGAATATTGAATGGTTTAAATAGACAAGGGATAATATTAAGAAATTCTTTAATTGAAGCATTACTTGAGTTAGTATGTTTATACATTTTTACAGCTATACCTTCGATTAATATATTTGGATATAGCATTACAATGTTCATATGCTGTGGCATAGGTCTTATACTTAATATACACGAAGTTAACAAACACATAGATATAAGTTTAAATATATCAAATATCATAATATATTTATTATTAGGATTTTTAACATTCTTAGTTCTAAATATATTATCAAAGCATTTACTCATAAACACTCCACTGATAAATAATTTTGTAATTAGTGCACTAACCTTTTCATTATTCATGTATCTTGGCAAATTTGGTGAATCTGAAATCTAATTTTATATTATTTTTTAATAACAAATATAATAAAAAGCTGTATAATAAATATTTAAAAATGATATTCTCACTTCCTTAATACGCTTTATAATAAACAAAAAATCATTTGCTACAGGCTTGTCTTTGATACCTTTAAAGCAAATGATTTTTTAATTTTTAACGTTGTTAATATTGGTGTACTTGAAAATAAGTTTTTCCAAACACCTCTTTGTGCTATTTTATATGATTTATTTTAATTTCCGCCTTAAAAATCTAGGTAATAAACTAATAATTTTAGGTGATATACTATTTATATCAGCCTTTCTAAGTCCACCTAACATTATCATCAAATATAAATAAACAAATCCTCCTACTGAAATTATAATAAGTGTTGTTATTCCTTTTAATAATCCCCCACCATTTGTTATATTTATTAAAATTGAGGCTGGCTGTTTTAATAACCAAATTGCACCAGCCATTGCTGCTGATGAAATAAGCGGTTTTGTTATATTTCTTAACATCGGTATTTTTACTTTTAATGCCCTTTTAAGCTTTCTTTGGTTGAGTATAGCTGGAATTACAAACCATAAAAAATTACCTGCTACTACACCTAAAATATTTATATCTGGTATACCTACTAAAATATAATTAGCAATTATTTTAGCAACAATACCTATACAAAAGCTTCCAAGTACAAAATAAAGTTTATTCATACTTTGTAATATTATAGTTTGTATTTGTACAAATGCCATAAGAATCAATACGACTGAACCAATTACCATTAATCCATATCCTTGATCAGTTCCATATAACAATGCAAATACTTCTTGACCTAAACATGAAAGCCCTATTGCTGCTGGTATTGTTATTATAAATGTTATTCTAAAAGCGAAATTAGTTTTTCTTCTTATTTCCTTCTTATCTTTTATAGCCATTGCTGCCGCAACTGCTGGTAATACAGTTGTTCCAAGTGCTGTTACAATTATAAGTGGAACAGATAAGAGAGTTTTATATCTTCCTAGTAATCCATACAGAACTTGAGCTTCCTGCAAAGTAAACCCAGCTGCTGCAAGTCTACTATTTACATTTACCATATCCACAAGGCTTCCAAAGTTTTGAAGACCAGAACTTAGTGTAATTGGCAATCCATATTTTATTAATTTCTTTATTATGTGTTTAGTATTTACTTGCTTTGTATTTCCTTGAGCTTCAATAGCATCCTCTTCATAGTTTTTCTTTTGATATATATATATCATATATAAAAAAGCTACAAAAGCTCCTACTGAAGTTCCAATTGTACCTCCAGCACTACCATATTCAACACTTATTTTTACTAATAAAAATGCACATACCAAGCTTATTACTATATTTATAATCTGCTCTAATACTTGAGATATTGCAATTGCAGTCATGCTATTTCTTCCCTGGAAATATCCTCTATATGATGATAATAGCGATGTAACAAATATACTTGGTGCCAACATTAAAATACCATAAGATGCTGCTGGATTCTTAATCGCATCACCAATAGGAAATGCAAATATCATTAAAAATATAGATAATATTCCACCAACTATGCATAAAATATTTCTGGCTATTTTAAGTGTTCTTACTGCATCATCTGGTTTACCAAGTGCTATAAGTTCTGCAACAACCTTTGCAATTGCTGGTTGAGTTCCTAAATTAGTTACCGCATATACAAATAAAAATACTTCATAGCAATTTTGATATATTCCATATCCATCTATACCTATTATTCTTTGAAGAAGTGGAATATAAAAGACAGATATTACTTTCGTTAAAATTCCTGCTATCGAAAGAATTAAAAAGCCCTTATTGGCTGATCTCTCTTCCATATTTACCTCCTATCTAAGTGAAAACTTAAATACATCTTGTTTTATTTTTTTGAACATTGGAGGTAAAGCTACTGCTATAGTTTTATTTGTTAAATATTCTAGTTTACCATTAATTCTTCTGAAATTTAATTTATACGCATATAAATATTGATAGTTTAAACCATACTTATTCTCAAAAAATGAATTTAATTGTTTATCACCATATTTATTATCACCAATTATAGGATTTCCTAAATGTGATAAATGAGCTCTTATTTGATGGCTTCTGCCAGTAATTAAATTTATGTCTATAAGGGAATATGCTCCATTACTTTCTACAGTTGTTATTTTCATTGCTATTTTTTTAGCATTATCAACTGGAGTGTCATATATCTTTGATACATTGTTATTAGGATTCTTTAAGATGTATGCTTCATAAAGTCCATCTTTTATTTTCCCCTTTGCTAGAGTATAGTAATATTTTCTAATTTCATCTTCTCTAATAGCTTCATTTATACATTTTAATCCATCAAAACTTTTTCCAAAAATGACCATTCCGCATGTATTTCTATCTAATCTATTACATGCTGCTGGAGTAAATGTTAATTCATTTTCTGGTACATAATCACCCTTATCATTTAAATATGAAAGAACATAATCTGTAAGTGTTGGTTCTTCACTTTCATTACTATCTGAATGAACTAATATATCAGGCCATTTTTCAACAATTAACATATTCTCATCTTCATAAGCGATTTTCATTCCTTTAGGATCAACCTTTATGAATTTTTTCGTCTTATCTTCTTTTTTACTTTGTATGTATTTAATTTCTACTATGTCTCCTTCTTCTAAGAAGTACTTTTCATTTTGCTTTTTACCATTAACTCTTATATCCTTTTTTCTTAGCGCTTTAAATATAGCACTTAATGGTACATCCTTTAATAACTTTCTTAAGAATTTATCTAATCTCTGACCCGCTTCATTTGGACCTATTTCTATTTTCAAATATAATCCCTCCATTTTTAACTTAAAAGTCTTTAGGTACCTTCAAAAAATAACATTCAATCTGCCATACCCATTTTCTCATGCGTCGTTAACAGATTCCACTAATAGCATGCTATGCAACAACTACACTTCATTGCCCGATGAAAAATAATCATGACATTTTGGACTTGTTATTTTCTTTCATGTTCCTTATGTAAAATACAAAAATCTAACGTATGCAATTACATTCACACTCTTAGCATTATCTAGTTTTTTTGCCATATTGTCAATCACATTATTGCAACTTTTGTTTAATCATCTATATCACTAAGTAAAATAACAAGTCAGAGAGCTTCATAAATTCCGCCATACTTCCTTGTTATTCTTTCAAAATATAATTTACTTAATTAAATAGTTAAATGCAGCATCAGCTTGAATTGCTACTCCAATTGGAAGACAATCTTCATCTATGTTAAATAAATTACTATGTGCAGGTTCTGTTGTCTTCTTTTCTTTATTGCCTGAACCTAAGAAATAAAATGCACTTGGTCTTTCATTTGCAAAATATGCAAAACTTTCTACTCCCATTTTAGGAGCTCTTTGTTCTAAGACATTTTCTTTTCCTAAAACTAAACTTGCACTTTCAGTTATTAAATCTACATTTTCATCATTATTATAAAGACAAGGATAACTTTCATCTACCTTTATCTCTGCCTTTGCTCTCGACATTGTAGCTATTCCATTTACGATTTCATTTAATCTTTGTATTGCAAATGCTCTATCTTCCTTTGTCATAGTTCTTATCATTCCACTTAAAGTAGCTTCTCCTGGAATAATGTTTTGGGCTGTTCCTGCATGTAAAGTTCCTACAGTTATAACTGCTGGATTAACTGGTGCTATCTCCCTGCTTACCACTGTTTGTAATGCTATTACAATATGACTTGCAATAACAACTGGATCAACGGTAGTATGTGGTGATGCTCCATGTCCGCCTTGGCCTGTTATTTTTATGCTAAATGGATTTGAAGCCGCATTAACTACTCCCTTTTTAATTTTTATAGTTCCACATTCTGTTTCTTCATCAACATGAAGACCAAGTACACAATCAACACGTGGATTTTCTAATACGCCCTGTGTTATCATGTCTGGTGCCCCTCCTGTGGTTTCTTCTGCTGGTTCAAATAATAATTTTACTGTTCCTGAAAACTCATTCTTGTGCTCATTTAATAACTTTGCTGCTCCCATTAATATTGTTGTATGTGCATCATGACCACAAGCATGCATCTTTCCATCTACTTTTGATTTAAATTCACATGTTTTCATATCTTGAATAGGAAGAGCATCTATATCTCCCCTCAATGCTATAGTTTTATTTTTACCTTCTTTTGTTCCTTTTATAATTCCACATACTCCAGTCTTTGCAACTTCAATATAAGGAATATCATTAGCACTCAAAAAATCCTTAATTACTTTAGATGTTCTATATTCTTCAAATCCTGTTTCTGGATGTTCATGTAAATCTCGTCTTATCTCTACTAATTCTTCTTTTATATTATTAGCTTCTTTCCTAAAATCTATCATTCTTTCTCCTCCACATTTAAAATTAATTATGTAATAAAATATACTCGTATGTTATTTTTATTGTACCTTAATTAGTCCAAAAAACTTCTATCTTATCACCATCTTTTATGTTTGCTGTATATGATGCTTTTTCTCCATTTAGAATTAAATTTATTATTCCTTTTGGTATTGTTAAATCAAAATCTATATAGTTAAATACATCTACAATCACATATTGAGATTTTCCACTAAGCACATAACTTTTTCCATTTATATCAACTGTTATACTTGCATTTTCATCACTTCTAACTACAGGATTAATTTTTTCTTCAGTAAATTCTTCTATATTATTATCTTTTATATAATTTTGATCAACATTTTTTTCTGCTTGCTCTTCTAATATCTCTTTTTCAACTGTATTAGTTGTTCCAACTTCATCTTCTGTTATTTCTTTAACTTCTCTAGTAATTCTTTCTCCTTCTGAAATTTCGTAATCATCCTCTAACATAAATCCATCTTTAATTAGATTCACGTTGTCTTTCAATACATATTTCTTTAACTGTGCACACTTACATGGTAAAAATACTTCAATTTGATCTCCATTTTTAATTATATAATCTAAATCTACAATCTCTCCATTAGCGCAAGTTATTGGATCAATATTTATTATTTCATCATCTATATAAATAGAAATTGAATTTATATTTACGATATGATCTGATAATTTTGGTGCTGCATCATTACCATTTTGAGCATATTCTAAAATTATATTATCATTTGCTGTAACTTCTGTTTCAAGTGCACCTTCTTCATTATTAATTGTAATTTTAGCATTAACTCCATATTCTCCAAAAACAATTCTCTTACATCCATTATAAGTAAATCTGACACTTTTTCCATTTTTACTAATAAGAAGAGATGGATTTATTCCTGCTTGAAGTAAAACGTCCATGATTGTATGTTTATGTGAATTAAATAAACTTATTGGTTCATTATTTAATATTACATCTATAAAATCATTTCCCAAACTTCTTATAGCAATCAAAGCTATTCCAAGAACAGTTACCCCTGCTGATCCCAGTTCATTATCTGAAACACACTCTGTTATAGCTTTTCTATCTTTTACTGCTATTCTTTGAGGTGGTAAATTTAAGTTATTAGCAACTTCCTCCAATATACCTGGTGTATGAGCTCCACCTCCAACTAAAAACACAGCACTAGGAGATTTATTACCATTTAACTCTAAAACTTTTTTAGAAATTTCTTCTGCACTCTTTTTTACAATATTATTTATTAACTTAAATACATTCTCTGCTAACACTGTATTTTCTATACCTAATACATCCACATATGTAATTTCTTTTTCAGTGTTTATTGACCTTTTTATTTTTTCAGCAGTATTAAAATCAACTAAATATTCTTGAACAATAGTTTCTGTAACTTCATCTCCAGCCATTGGCACCATTCCATAAGCTGAAATACTTTCATTAGAACTTATTGCTATATCCGAAGTTCCTGCCCCTATATCTACCAGCGCTATATTTAATAATCTCAAATTCTTAGGCACAGCTGCTTCCATTGCTGCTATTGGTTCCAGTGTTAAATTAACAACCTTTAAATTTACTTTGTTCATTACTGAATAAAGTGAATCAACTACAGATCTTGGTAAAAATGTTGAAATTACTTCTGCTCCAATATTATCACCCTTATGTCCAATTAAGTTAGATATCAAATATCCATTTAGATAAAAACTTTTAACTGAATACCCTACACAATATAGTTTTCCTTCAGTTGTATTATTAACTTCTTCTTCTGCTTTCTTAACTGCACTTAATTCAAGGCTTCTTACAA
This genomic interval carries:
- a CDS encoding putative polysaccharide biosynthesis protein translates to MEERSANKGFLILSIAGILTKVISVFYIPLLQRIIGIDGYGIYQNCYEVFLFVYAVTNLGTQPAIAKVVAELIALGKPDDAVRTLKIARNILCIVGGILSIFLMIFAFPIGDAIKNPAASYGILMLAPSIFVTSLLSSYRGYFQGRNSMTAIAISQVLEQIINIVISLVCAFLLVKISVEYGSAGGTIGTSVGAFVAFLYMIYIYQKKNYEEDAIEAQGNTKQVNTKHIIKKLIKYGLPITLSSGLQNFGSLVDMVNVNSRLAAAGFTLQEAQVLYGLLGRYKTLLSVPLIIVTALGTTVLPAVAAAMAIKDKKEIRRKTNFAFRITFIITIPAAIGLSCLGQEVFALLYGTDQGYGLMVIGSVVLILMAFVQIQTIILQSMNKLYFVLGSFCIGIVAKIIANYILVGIPDINILGVVAGNFLWFVIPAILNQRKLKRALKVKIPMLRNITKPLISSAAMAGAIWLLKQPASILINITNGGGLLKGITTLIIISVGGFVYLYLMIMLGGLRKADINSISPKIISLLPRFLRRKLK
- a CDS encoding pseudouridine synthase is translated as MKIEIGPNEAGQRLDKFLRKLLKDVPLSAIFKALRKKDIRVNGKKQNEKYFLEEGDIVEIKYIQSKKEDKTKKFIKVDPKGMKIAYEDENMLIVEKWPDILVHSDSNESEEPTLTDYVLSYLNDKGDYVPENELTFTPAACNRLDRNTCGMVIFGKSFDGLKCINEAIREDEIRKYYYTLAKGKIKDGLYEAYILKNPNNNVSKIYDTPVDNAKKIAMKITTVESNGAYSLIDINLITGRSHQIRAHLSHLGNPIIGDNKYGDKQLNSFFENKYGLNYQYLYAYKLNFRRINGKLEYLTNKTIAVALPPMFKKIKQDVFKFSLR
- a CDS encoding M20 metallopeptidase family protein, with the translated sequence MIDFRKEANNIKEELVEIRRDLHEHPETGFEEYRTSKVIKDFLSANDIPYIEVAKTGVCGIIKGTKEGKNKTIALRGDIDALPIQDMKTCEFKSKVDGKMHACGHDAHTTILMGAAKLLNEHKNEFSGTVKLLFEPAEETTGGAPDMITQGVLENPRVDCVLGLHVDEETECGTIKIKKGVVNAASNPFSIKITGQGGHGASPHTTVDPVVIASHIVIALQTVVSREIAPVNPAVITVGTLHAGTAQNIIPGEATLSGMIRTMTKEDRAFAIQRLNEIVNGIATMSRAKAEIKVDESYPCLYNNDENVDLITESASLVLGKENVLEQRAPKMGVESFAYFANERPSAFYFLGSGNKEKKTTEPAHSNLFNIDEDCLPIGVAIQADAAFNYLIK
- a CDS encoding cell division protein FtsA, translating into MELKRFNQKDIIFSLDIGTRSIIGTVGIIKDKKFQVVCEKYLEHEERAMVDGQIHDINLVASVVGKVKAAIEDEIGIQLNEVSIAAAGRFLRTVNARADIELNEDEEVNKEIVRSLELSAVKKAEEEVNNTTEGKLYCVGYSVKSFYLNGYLISNLIGHKGDNIGAEVISTFLPRSVVDSLYSVMNKVNLKVVNLTLEPIAAMEAAVPKNLRLLNIALVDIGAGTSDIAISSNESISAYGMVPMAGDEVTETIVQEYLVDFNTAEKIKRSINTEKEITYVDVLGIENTVLAENVFKLINNIVKKSAEEISKKVLELNGNKSPSAVFLVGGGAHTPGILEEVANNLNLPPQRIAVKDRKAITECVSDNELGSAGVTVLGIALIAIRSLGNDFIDVILNNEPISLFNSHKHTIMDVLLQAGINPSLLISKNGKSVRFTYNGCKRIVFGEYGVNAKITINNEEGALETEVTANDNIILEYAQNGNDAAPKLSDHIVNINSISIYIDDEIINIDPITCANGEIVDLDYIIKNGDQIEVFLPCKCAQLKKYVLKDNVNLIKDGFMLEDDYEISEGERITREVKEITEDEVGTTNTVEKEILEEQAEKNVDQNYIKDNNIEEFTEEKINPVVRSDENASITVDINGKSYVLSGKSQYVIVDVFNYIDFDLTIPKGIINLILNGEKASYTANIKDGDKIEVFWTN